In Pseudoalteromonas xiamenensis, the following are encoded in one genomic region:
- a CDS encoding HIT family protein, translating into MSCIFCEIVAGKAPCHKVWEYEKHLAFLSIFPNTLGFTVVIPKQHYSSYAFEQEDDVLSALMIATKKVACLLDRALNGVARCGMFFEGYGVDHLHSKLSPMHGTGSDSAFQLIEANIDKYFECYEGYLSSHDFKRANDDDLSALALHIRSFDNP; encoded by the coding sequence ATGAGTTGTATATTTTGCGAGATTGTTGCTGGTAAAGCACCTTGTCACAAAGTTTGGGAATACGAAAAGCATTTAGCGTTTTTGTCTATTTTTCCTAATACACTAGGGTTTACTGTTGTGATACCAAAGCAACATTACTCAAGTTACGCATTTGAGCAAGAGGATGACGTCTTGTCTGCGTTAATGATAGCGACAAAGAAAGTAGCGTGTTTACTTGATAGAGCGCTTAACGGTGTAGCAAGGTGCGGTATGTTTTTTGAGGGCTATGGCGTTGACCATTTGCATAGCAAACTATCGCCAATGCATGGCACAGGTTCAGACTCAGCCTTTCAATTGATTGAAGCTAATATTGATAAATATTTCGAGTGCTATGAAGGCTATTTATCGTCTCATGACTTCAAAAGAGCGAATGATGACGACCTCAGTGCATTAGCACTGCATATTCGTTCATTCGACAATCCCTAA
- a CDS encoding metalloregulator ArsR/SmtB family transcription factor — translation MLVDFFKCLSDETRLALITLIFQEEELCVCELVEALDIHQAKISRHLSLLRKHHILQDIKDKQWVFYRIHPELAPWAKAVIARVVKENQRNIDSAIRKLNQMGERPVRQQTCCK, via the coding sequence ATGCTGGTAGATTTTTTTAAATGCTTATCCGATGAAACTCGTCTTGCACTGATTACGTTGATTTTTCAAGAAGAAGAGCTTTGCGTTTGTGAACTCGTCGAAGCACTAGACATTCATCAAGCGAAGATATCGCGTCACCTATCTTTACTCCGTAAACACCACATTCTTCAAGATATAAAAGACAAACAATGGGTGTTTTATCGTATTCATCCAGAACTCGCCCCTTGGGCAAAGGCCGTTATTGCGCGTGTTGTAAAAGAAAATCAACGCAACATTGACAGCGCGATTCGCAAATTAAATCAAATGGGCGAGCGCCCAGTCCGTCAACAAACTTGTTGTAAGTAA
- the arsJ gene encoding organoarsenical effux MFS transporter ArsJ yields the protein MVNRDALKQYAVITGNYWAFTLTDGALRMLVVLYFHQLGYNALEVASLFLFYELFGVITNLFGGWLGARVGLNKTMNLGLVLQIMALSILLVPNAWLTVPVVMAAQALSGIAKDLNKMSAKSAIKLFIPENQDQSLYRWVARLTGSKNALKGVGFFFGGLLLTTVGFTPSILILLSLIILAWIVSLLLLKAELGKKKNKPKFKELFSKSHNVNRLSAARLLLFGARDVWFVVAIPVYFAEQLHWSYTEVGSFMAAWVIGYGFVQTVAPRFTRAASIAKSFKDAQIWVGLLAILPFMLAWALELDYFNESVLLLVGLLIFGAVFAINSSLHSYLIVKLADKDGVSLDVGFYYMSNAAGRLLGTILSGWAYLEFGLEVCLLISSVMLVGALIITLLLRESKVVT from the coding sequence ATGGTCAATCGTGATGCCTTGAAGCAATATGCGGTTATCACTGGAAATTACTGGGCGTTTACGTTAACGGACGGAGCGCTCAGAATGCTTGTGGTACTTTATTTCCATCAGCTTGGATATAACGCGTTAGAAGTTGCTTCGTTGTTTTTGTTTTATGAGTTATTCGGTGTAATAACCAACCTATTTGGTGGTTGGCTTGGCGCGCGTGTGGGTTTAAACAAGACCATGAATTTGGGACTTGTGTTACAAATCATGGCGCTTAGTATATTACTTGTACCGAATGCCTGGTTAACGGTGCCTGTCGTTATGGCTGCGCAGGCATTGTCAGGAATAGCGAAAGACTTAAATAAAATGAGTGCGAAGAGCGCTATAAAACTATTTATTCCTGAAAACCAAGACCAAAGTTTGTATCGATGGGTTGCGAGACTCACTGGGTCTAAAAACGCGTTAAAAGGTGTGGGGTTCTTCTTTGGTGGTCTTTTACTCACAACGGTTGGCTTTACACCGTCAATTCTGATTCTGCTTAGCCTAATTATCTTGGCTTGGATCGTCAGTCTGCTGCTTTTAAAGGCCGAACTTGGGAAGAAAAAGAATAAACCAAAATTTAAAGAACTTTTTTCTAAAAGCCACAATGTAAATCGGTTATCTGCGGCTCGTTTGCTTTTGTTTGGCGCACGAGACGTATGGTTTGTCGTTGCGATACCGGTGTATTTTGCCGAGCAACTTCATTGGTCGTATACCGAAGTCGGTTCATTTATGGCCGCGTGGGTGATCGGATACGGTTTTGTACAGACCGTTGCACCTCGGTTTACACGTGCGGCCTCAATAGCAAAAAGCTTTAAAGATGCGCAAATTTGGGTAGGGCTACTGGCGATTCTGCCTTTCATGTTAGCTTGGGCACTTGAACTTGATTATTTCAATGAAAGTGTATTGCTTTTGGTTGGACTGCTAATATTTGGCGCCGTTTTTGCGATTAACTCTTCACTTCACAGTTATTTGATAGTCAAATTGGCTGACAAAGATGGCGTTTCACTTGATGTCGGATTTTACTATATGTCCAATGCTGCAGGGCGGCTACTTGGCACTATTTTGTCAGGGTGGGCCTATCTTGAGTTCGGTTTAGAAGTTTGTTTACTGATCTCTTCAGTCATGCTGGTAGGTGCATTAATCATCACCTTATTGTTACGTGAGTCCAAAGTGGTAACTTAA
- a CDS encoding GNAT family N-acetyltransferase, producing MPVKSEDEPFLLALRKATMTEHLEAMGKSPSDDDHKMHIWYCFEHAELILNENSDVVGMVKSFVDGNTLEIIQLQISPHYQNQGIGRSVIEKLLEDPKILEVQLSVLKQNPARILYERLGFAIEREGEEDYFMRLKR from the coding sequence ATGCCAGTAAAATCAGAAGATGAACCTTTTTTACTTGCGCTTCGAAAAGCAACGATGACCGAACATTTAGAAGCAATGGGAAAATCCCCGTCTGATGATGACCACAAGATGCACATTTGGTACTGCTTTGAGCACGCAGAACTTATTTTGAATGAAAATAGCGACGTTGTAGGCATGGTGAAATCGTTTGTTGATGGAAATACGCTCGAAATTATCCAGTTGCAGATATCACCTCACTACCAAAATCAGGGGATTGGACGAAGCGTCATTGAAAAGTTGCTAGAGGATCCAAAGATCCTTGAGGTGCAGCTTTCAGTACTGAAGCAAAATCCTGCGCGTATTCTATATGAAAGACTAGGCTTTGCCATCGAACGGGAAGGTGAAGAAGACTATTTCATGCGTTTAAAACGTTAA
- a CDS encoding ArsJ-associated glyceraldehyde-3-phosphate dehydrogenase, translated as MKVKIGINGFGRMGRLSMRALFDSPELEIVHINDPAGDAKTLAHLLMFDSVHGRWHHETDSSQQAMIIGTHHISVSSKKAIADVDWSHCDVVIDASGKNKDKKVLNDYFLQGVKRVVVTAPVKQEGVLDCVFGVNHHLYDPMQHNIVTAASCTTNCLAPIVKVLQEKIGIVHGSMTTIHDITNTQTILDAPHKDLRRARACGMSLIPTTTGSATAITHIFPELKGKLNGHAVRVPLANASITDCVFEVSRATSAEEINGWLHDAAEGELKDILGFETRPLVSIDYKTDPRSSIVDALSTMVINGTQVKLYAWYDNEWGYANRVADLTRFVIAKGV; from the coding sequence ATGAAAGTAAAAATCGGTATTAACGGTTTTGGCCGTATGGGTCGTTTGTCTATGCGTGCTTTGTTTGACTCGCCAGAACTTGAAATTGTACACATTAACGATCCTGCTGGTGATGCAAAAACGCTCGCGCATCTTTTAATGTTTGATTCAGTGCATGGGCGTTGGCACCATGAGACTGATTCATCTCAGCAAGCGATGATTATAGGTACTCACCACATTTCTGTTTCAAGCAAAAAAGCGATTGCTGATGTTGATTGGTCTCACTGTGACGTTGTCATTGATGCCTCTGGTAAAAATAAAGACAAAAAAGTACTCAATGATTACTTTTTGCAGGGTGTTAAACGTGTCGTCGTAACAGCGCCTGTAAAGCAAGAGGGGGTTTTAGACTGCGTTTTTGGCGTTAACCATCACCTCTATGATCCTATGCAACACAACATTGTGACCGCGGCGTCATGTACGACCAATTGTTTGGCGCCAATTGTCAAAGTGCTACAAGAGAAAATCGGGATAGTCCATGGTTCAATGACAACTATTCACGACATCACAAACACACAAACTATTTTAGATGCGCCACACAAAGATCTACGCCGTGCACGAGCTTGTGGAATGAGTTTAATTCCAACCACCACGGGGTCTGCGACCGCAATTACACATATTTTCCCTGAATTGAAAGGTAAGTTGAACGGCCACGCAGTTCGAGTTCCATTGGCAAACGCATCAATAACGGATTGTGTGTTTGAGGTGTCTCGTGCAACGTCGGCCGAAGAAATTAACGGCTGGCTTCATGACGCGGCTGAGGGAGAATTAAAAGATATTCTTGGTTTTGAAACACGTCCGTTAGTGTCGATTGACTATAAAACGGACCCTCGTTCCTCCATTGTTGATGCGCTTTCTACTATGGTGATTAATGGCACTCAAGTGAAGCTCTACGCTTGGTACGATAACGAATGGGGTTACGCTAACCGAGTTGCTGATTTGACGCGTTTCGTCATTGCTAAAGGTGTCTAA
- a CDS encoding serine hydrolase, whose amino-acid sequence MFNTMVFSTFASDIHTEIKKAMVERVNYGLSTSIVVGLYDNGNIDYLAYGKTDIQDGKLPNENTVFEIGSITKVMVATLLANQVKLNQLSYSSDVFSLLPADCRSEKLKGITLEMLATHHAGLPRMPTNYGTPYYNFNPEGYSVEGLCEYLRNPEDLSAPNSEYAYSNLGFGLLAYILELNTGKSLNALLKQVITEPLNMHGTAIGIQNVDSNNLAQGHHGQVRTAYFPNGLLDGAGALLSTASDLMQFLAAHFNGKDPILASLFNETKKPRQVAWDGTQIGLGWHIKTVEQAQKIYWHNGSTGGFYSFVGFDEQARKAVVVLANSGGDGNDDLGMAFLEDNAKIRSTPKHVQVKLDAAQQKRFVGVYDLEFGVPMEIKLEGTQLKAKFGDQFLLNIYPESPDSFFYRAFDAAIKFEEGKAGMTLYLHQGGEIFSAKRRTAH is encoded by the coding sequence ATGTTCAATACGATGGTTTTCTCCACTTTCGCAAGTGATATTCACACCGAAATAAAAAAGGCGATGGTCGAGCGTGTAAATTACGGGTTGTCTACATCAATCGTTGTTGGGCTATACGATAACGGCAACATCGACTATTTGGCCTATGGTAAAACGGACATCCAAGATGGAAAATTACCGAACGAAAACACCGTATTCGAAATAGGCTCAATAACAAAAGTGATGGTTGCCACGCTTTTAGCAAATCAAGTAAAACTAAATCAATTGAGCTATAGCTCGGATGTATTTTCTCTGTTGCCCGCCGATTGTCGGTCTGAAAAACTTAAAGGAATCACGCTTGAGATGCTCGCAACGCATCATGCTGGACTGCCGAGAATGCCCACAAATTACGGGACTCCGTACTACAATTTTAATCCCGAAGGCTACAGTGTCGAGGGATTATGTGAGTATCTTCGAAATCCAGAAGATTTGTCTGCTCCAAATTCAGAATACGCGTACTCAAATTTAGGCTTTGGGTTGCTGGCCTATATTTTAGAACTCAATACGGGAAAAAGTTTAAACGCGTTACTTAAGCAGGTTATTACCGAGCCATTAAACATGCATGGTACGGCTATCGGTATACAAAACGTCGATTCGAACAATCTCGCGCAAGGTCATCATGGACAAGTTCGCACAGCCTATTTTCCAAATGGGTTACTTGATGGAGCTGGCGCTTTATTATCTACAGCAAGTGACTTGATGCAATTTCTAGCCGCGCATTTCAATGGTAAGGACCCAATTTTAGCGTCGCTGTTCAATGAGACTAAAAAACCAAGGCAAGTTGCCTGGGACGGGACTCAAATCGGGCTTGGTTGGCACATTAAGACGGTTGAGCAGGCGCAAAAAATCTATTGGCATAATGGTTCGACAGGCGGTTTTTATTCATTTGTCGGATTTGACGAACAAGCGAGAAAGGCGGTGGTGGTACTTGCAAACTCGGGTGGAGATGGAAACGACGATTTAGGAATGGCGTTTCTAGAGGATAATGCGAAGATACGATCAACACCAAAACATGTTCAAGTTAAATTAGATGCGGCCCAACAAAAACGCTTTGTTGGCGTATACGACTTGGAATTTGGCGTGCCAATGGAAATCAAACTTGAAGGTACTCAGCTTAAAGCGAAGTTTGGTGACCAATTTCTGCTCAACATCTACCCAGAATCGCCGGATTCATTTTTCTATCGAGCATTTGATGCGGCGATTAAGTTTGAAGAAGGAAAAGCGGGAATGACGTTATATTTGCATCAGGGCGGGGAAATCTTTTCAGCAAAAAGAAGAACGGCGCACTAG
- the rimO gene encoding 30S ribosomal protein S12 methylthiotransferase RimO has product MSVEQFDPKQTTTLETAKKQLDQGIGESDVPMGSKVGFVSLGCPKNLVDSERILTQLRTEGYEVVSSYNDSDVVIVNTCGFIDSAVQESLDTIGEALKENGKVIVTGCLGAREDEIRQVHPNVLGITGPHAYENVMEHVYKYTTRPERSPFLSLVPDQGIKLTPKHYAYLKISEGCNHRCTFCIIPSMRGDLVSRPVGEVLTEAERLKQAGVKELLVISQDTSAYGVDVKHRTGFWNGQPVKTDMLNLCMALNQLGIWTRLHYVYPYPHVDDVIPLMAEGKLLPYLDIPFQHASPRVLKMMKRPGQAERTLERIKKWRELCPELVIRSTFIVGFPGETEEDFDILLDWLEEAQLDRVGCFKYSPVEGAKANELADQVPEEVKQDRFERFMLKQQAISQARLAKRVGTKMQILVDEVDEEGAIGRTYADAPEIDGLVYLNGETGLKPGDVVTGLITHSDEYDLWAEIAN; this is encoded by the coding sequence ATGTCTGTTGAGCAGTTTGATCCTAAACAAACCACCACCTTAGAAACGGCAAAAAAGCAACTTGACCAAGGCATTGGTGAAAGTGATGTGCCTATGGGTTCTAAAGTTGGTTTCGTTTCTTTGGGTTGCCCAAAAAACTTAGTTGATTCTGAGCGTATCTTAACGCAACTTCGTACCGAAGGTTATGAAGTCGTGAGCAGCTACAACGATTCAGATGTGGTAATCGTTAACACCTGTGGTTTTATTGATTCTGCAGTGCAAGAGTCTTTAGACACTATCGGTGAGGCGCTAAAAGAAAATGGCAAGGTAATTGTTACGGGTTGTTTAGGTGCTCGAGAAGACGAGATCCGTCAGGTTCACCCAAACGTGCTCGGCATTACAGGTCCACATGCGTATGAAAATGTCATGGAACACGTTTACAAGTATACGACGCGCCCAGAACGCTCTCCATTTTTAAGTTTAGTGCCAGATCAAGGTATTAAATTGACACCTAAACATTATGCGTACTTAAAAATTTCGGAAGGCTGTAACCACCGTTGTACATTCTGTATCATCCCGTCAATGCGCGGTGACTTAGTTTCTCGTCCTGTTGGTGAAGTGCTTACTGAAGCAGAGCGATTAAAACAAGCGGGTGTAAAAGAGTTGTTGGTAATAAGCCAAGATACGAGTGCGTATGGTGTTGACGTTAAGCACCGTACAGGCTTTTGGAATGGTCAACCGGTCAAAACCGATATGCTTAATCTGTGCATGGCATTAAACCAACTAGGAATTTGGACTCGTCTTCACTATGTCTATCCTTATCCGCATGTAGACGATGTCATCCCATTAATGGCTGAGGGTAAATTGCTCCCGTATCTGGATATTCCTTTCCAACACGCAAGTCCACGTGTATTGAAAATGATGAAACGTCCAGGCCAAGCAGAACGCACGTTAGAGCGCATCAAAAAGTGGCGTGAACTCTGTCCAGAACTGGTGATCCGTTCGACCTTTATTGTAGGTTTTCCTGGTGAAACAGAAGAGGATTTTGACATCCTGCTTGATTGGTTAGAAGAAGCGCAGCTTGATAGAGTAGGTTGCTTTAAGTACTCGCCAGTTGAAGGTGCAAAAGCCAATGAACTAGCAGATCAAGTACCAGAAGAGGTTAAACAAGATCGTTTTGAACGTTTCATGTTAAAACAACAAGCGATCAGCCAAGCTCGATTAGCAAAACGCGTTGGTACGAAAATGCAAATTTTAGTAGACGAAGTTGACGAAGAAGGCGCGATTGGTCGTACATATGCGGACGCGCCAGAGATTGACGGACTTGTCTACCTAAACGGCGAAACAGGTCTTAAACCAGGGGATGTCGTAACAGGCTTAATTACGCACTCTGATGAATATGATTTGTGGGCTGAAATAGCCAATTAA
- a CDS encoding proline racemase family protein, with amino-acid sequence MIKFTQQIEHSALIATAGIHTIDMHTAGEPLRIIYKGFPELSGRRIVDKRKDCLENHDSLRKQLMFEPRGHADMYGAILVGKERDDSDFGVLFTHNEGYSTMCGHAIIALTQLAYKIGHIGIGETLRIDTPAGLVISKSMGKFAEFINVPSFVYKTELKVEVSGVRYTFDVAFGGAFYAFIDADLHDIDLSTENHQVLKQLGSALKCEIAHTLSCIHPNDSELSFLYGVIFYSSKQTNEPSSHSKHVCIFADGELDRSPTGTGVSARAALLHAQGSVALNDTIEIESILGYCFEVSVTGGIQYANYDAVIPKVSGRAYITGKHEFILEDDDPLTDGFIFK; translated from the coding sequence ATGATTAAGTTCACACAACAAATTGAACATAGCGCGTTAATTGCAACTGCTGGAATTCACACGATTGATATGCACACTGCAGGTGAGCCACTTCGTATCATTTACAAAGGTTTTCCAGAGCTTAGTGGCCGACGTATTGTGGATAAGCGCAAAGACTGTTTAGAAAATCACGATAGCTTACGTAAACAATTAATGTTTGAGCCTCGAGGCCATGCCGATATGTATGGTGCGATTTTAGTCGGCAAGGAGCGCGATGACAGTGATTTTGGTGTGCTTTTTACACATAATGAAGGCTACAGCACGATGTGTGGTCATGCGATTATTGCTCTGACTCAGTTGGCCTATAAAATTGGCCACATTGGGATAGGAGAAACGCTCAGAATAGATACGCCGGCTGGATTAGTCATCTCAAAAAGTATGGGGAAATTTGCCGAGTTTATTAACGTACCAAGTTTTGTTTATAAAACTGAATTAAAAGTCGAGGTTAGCGGTGTACGCTATACTTTCGACGTCGCGTTCGGCGGCGCTTTTTATGCGTTCATTGATGCCGATTTGCATGACATAGATTTGAGTACAGAAAACCATCAAGTGCTTAAACAGCTTGGATCCGCGCTTAAATGTGAAATAGCGCACACGTTATCATGCATACATCCCAATGACTCAGAACTGAGCTTCTTATACGGCGTCATTTTCTATTCTTCAAAACAGACAAACGAACCGTCTAGCCACAGTAAGCATGTGTGTATATTTGCGGATGGTGAGTTGGATAGAAGCCCAACGGGAACCGGTGTAAGTGCCCGAGCCGCGTTATTACATGCTCAAGGTTCAGTTGCGTTAAACGACACAATCGAAATTGAAAGTATTCTCGGTTATTGCTTTGAAGTTAGTGTTACAGGTGGTATACAGTATGCAAATTATGACGCCGTGATCCCTAAAGTGTCTGGTAGGGCCTACATTACTGGCAAGCATGAATTTATTCTTGAAGATGATGATCCACTAACTGACGGTTTTATTTTTAAATGA
- the htpX gene encoding protease HtpX codes for MKRVVLFLITNLAVMLVLGIVLSVLMSVFGIDNRSLGGILTIAAVFGFGGSFISLYMSKWMAKKSTGAMVIEQPRNETEHWLMSTVARQAQQAGIKMPEVAIYDSPEMNAFATGPSKNNSLVAVSTGLLHTMTKDEAEAVLAHEVSHVANGDMVTLTLIQGVVNTFVIFISKVLAGIVDNFLNSNDEEGESSGHSWTYFLFDMVFQLVFGILASIVVAYFSRKREFAADRGAANLVGAHKMRAALERLRSNHESQLEGSMMAFGIASGKSLSEMFASHPPLEARINALR; via the coding sequence ATGAAACGAGTCGTGTTATTTCTCATTACCAACTTAGCCGTCATGCTCGTGCTCGGTATTGTTTTATCCGTACTGATGAGCGTTTTCGGTATCGACAACCGTAGCCTTGGCGGCATCTTAACTATCGCCGCTGTGTTTGGTTTCGGTGGTTCTTTTATTTCACTTTACATGTCCAAATGGATGGCAAAAAAGTCTACGGGTGCGATGGTCATTGAACAGCCGCGCAACGAGACAGAGCATTGGCTTATGTCTACCGTTGCTCGTCAGGCACAACAAGCTGGTATCAAAATGCCAGAAGTTGCCATATATGACAGCCCTGAGATGAACGCTTTCGCAACAGGTCCTAGTAAAAATAACAGCTTAGTTGCCGTTAGTACTGGCCTGTTACACACCATGACCAAAGATGAAGCGGAAGCCGTACTTGCGCACGAAGTGTCGCACGTTGCAAATGGCGACATGGTGACGCTAACACTTATTCAAGGCGTGGTGAACACGTTCGTTATTTTCATTTCGAAAGTGTTGGCGGGTATCGTTGATAACTTCTTAAACAGCAACGATGAAGAAGGTGAAAGCAGTGGCCATAGTTGGACTTACTTCCTGTTCGATATGGTGTTCCAACTGGTCTTTGGTATTTTAGCATCGATTGTTGTTGCGTATTTCAGCCGAAAACGTGAGTTTGCAGCAGATAGAGGTGCAGCAAACCTAGTTGGTGCACATAAAATGCGTGCTGCACTTGAACGCTTGCGTAGTAACCATGAATCTCAATTAGAAGGTTCGATGATGGCGTTTGGTATCGCTTCTGGAAAAAGTTTATCAGAAATGTTTGCGTCTCATCCGCCTCTAGAGGCGCGTATTAACGCACTTCGTTAA
- a CDS encoding M24 family metallopeptidase, translated as MNAMYLERQAQALTKIHSAGLEAQLILGYENIRYLTGYSGNAAYLILKPSGNVLITDYRYFERAKTETHGAEIYERDREAQTLGAAIAMFLVDETKVGFESAFISVAIWHDVAKDLSHLTLTAKNGLIESLRAVKSSWELASMRKAAAIADEALAETLKHMDTGCTEHEIATELDYRMKRLGSDGVSFDTIMLFGARSALPHGKPGNTTLNEGDFVLIDFGAVINGYRSDMTRSYVFGEPSEKQKHIFSAVEEAQQGCFDILRSGLDCKTLNATSENVLKKFGYESYMGKGLGHGVGLFLHEFPFINRTTDHQLEVGNVITIEPGVYLPDFGGVRLEDDVVITEHGFEFITHAPKSIRW; from the coding sequence ATGAACGCAATGTATCTAGAAAGACAAGCTCAAGCACTAACAAAAATTCATTCAGCTGGTTTAGAAGCACAACTCATTCTTGGGTATGAAAATATTCGATATTTAACCGGCTACAGTGGCAATGCGGCTTACCTAATTCTCAAGCCTTCAGGCAATGTGCTCATCACCGACTATCGCTATTTTGAAAGAGCAAAAACAGAAACTCACGGTGCAGAGATATATGAGCGTGACCGAGAGGCTCAAACGCTAGGAGCGGCGATTGCAATGTTTTTGGTTGATGAAACTAAGGTGGGTTTTGAATCCGCGTTTATCTCTGTTGCAATTTGGCACGATGTGGCGAAGGACCTGTCTCATCTCACCCTTACTGCCAAAAATGGGCTAATCGAATCTCTTCGTGCGGTGAAATCATCTTGGGAACTGGCGTCAATGCGAAAAGCAGCTGCCATCGCAGATGAAGCGCTCGCTGAAACACTTAAGCATATGGACACTGGTTGTACCGAACATGAAATAGCAACCGAACTTGACTATCGTATGAAAAGGCTCGGATCCGATGGTGTTTCGTTTGACACTATCATGCTGTTTGGTGCGAGAAGCGCACTTCCGCATGGCAAGCCGGGTAACACAACATTGAACGAAGGTGACTTTGTCCTAATTGATTTTGGTGCGGTGATTAATGGGTATCGCTCTGACATGACGCGTTCTTATGTATTTGGCGAACCTTCAGAAAAGCAAAAGCATATCTTTAGTGCGGTAGAAGAAGCGCAACAGGGCTGTTTTGATATTTTGCGTTCAGGTTTGGATTGCAAAACATTAAATGCAACGTCTGAAAACGTATTAAAAAAGTTTGGCTATGAAAGTTACATGGGGAAAGGGCTAGGTCACGGTGTTGGGCTTTTTCTTCATGAATTCCCGTTTATTAATCGTACAACCGATCATCAATTAGAAGTTGGCAACGTGATAACAATTGAACCTGGGGTTTATTTACCCGACTTTGGTGGCGTAAGGCTTGAAGATGATGTGGTTATTACAGAACACGGATTTGAGTTCATTACTCATGCGCCAAAATCAATACGGTGGTAA